The Bradyrhizobium oligotrophicum S58 genome contains the following window.
GAGGGCGAGCTCGAAGAGGTCGTGCGCATCCTCGTGCAGAACAAATGGCCGTGGCGGCTGCACGCCACCTACGACGAGACCATCTCGCGCGCGCTCGACGTGTTCGAGAAGGTCAACCAGGACATGCCGCTCGACGGTATCAACTGGTTCTTCGACCATGCCGAGACCATCTCGGACCAGTCGATCGACCGGATCGCAGCGTTGGGTGGCGGTATCGCCGTGCAGCACCGCATGGCCTATCAGGGCGAATATTTCGTCGAGCGCTACGGTTTTGGCGCGGCGGAAGCGACGCCGCCGGTGAAGAAGATCCTCGACAAGGGCGTCAAGGTCTCCGCCGGCACCGACGCGACCCGCGTCGCCTCCTACAATCCCTGGGTTTCGCTGTCGTGGCTCGTCACCGGCCGCACCGTCGGCGGCCTCAGGCTCACGCCCCAGCGCAACTGCCTCGACCGCGAGACGGCGCTGCGGATGTGGACCGAGAACGTCACCTGGTTCTCCAACGAAGAAGGCAAGAAGGGCCGCATCGAGGTCGGTCAGTTCGCCGACCTGATCGTGCCGGATCGTGATTTCTTCTCATGTGCGGAGGCCGAGATCGCCGACATCAGCAGCGACCTCACCATGGTCGGCGGCCGCATCGTCTATGCCGCCTCCGACTTCAAGCCGCTGGATGACGCCGCGCCGCCGCCTGCGATGCCAGAGTGGTCTCCGGTGCGCCGCTTCGGCGGCTACGGCGCCTGGCTGAAGAAGGACGATAATGGCGCGGTGCGCACGCAGGCGATGCAGATGTGCGGCTGCGCCAATGCATGCGGCATGCACGGCCACGATCACGCGCGGTCATGGTCCTCCAGCCTGCCGGTCTCCGACCTCAAGAGCTTCTGGGGCGCGCTCGGCTGCGCCTGCTGGGCGGTCTGAGATGGCGGTTCTGTCGGAGACGCCGAGGCCGATCGCTGCGATTCTCGATTGGCCCTGGCTATGGCCGTTGGCGCGCCTCGCGCTGGTGTCGGCCTATCTGATCGGCGGCGTCCAGAAGCTCACGGACTTCCAGGGCGCGATCGCCGAGCAGGCCCATTTCGGCCTGCAGCCGGCGGCGCTGTGGGCGGTGGCCGCGATTGCGGTCGAGCTGATCGGCTCGGTGCTCATCATGGTCAATCGTCTCGTCTGGCTCGGCGCCGGCGCGCTTGGCGTGCTCACATTGGTGGCGATGCTCACCGCCAACGACTTCTGGCACATGACAGGCCATGACCGCTTCATGGCGCTCAACGCCTTCTTCGAGCATCTCGGCCTGATCGCAGGCCTGGTGCTCGTCTCCATCCTGTCCTGGCGCGCGCGCCGCGCCTGATCTGCGTCTACTCACTCGAGGTCGTCATGATTCGTTCCCGTCATCTGCTCGGCGCGTTGGTTGCAACCACGCTGCTCGCCGCTCCCGCGCTCGCCAAAGACACCGTGAAGCTGATCGGCGTCGGCGCGCAATACGACACCACCCATGTCTATGTCGCGCCCGATGACGTCGAAAAATTCGCGGCCAGCTTCCTCGCCACCTTCGGCGGCCAGAGCACCAAGCAGGTCGTTGCGACCGTCACGCCGACACCGAGCAGCACGACCTCGCAGCTGTTGCAAACGCCGGTCGGCACGGTGTCGCTGTTCGGATTCAAGACGGGAATCCCTTATCCGTTCGGCGCCGAGCGCACCGGTTATCTCGTCACTGACTTGGACCAGGCGATCAAGGCGGCCAAGGCCGCCGGCGCAGATGTTGTGGTGGCGCCGTTTCCCGATCCGATCGGCCGCGATGCCGTCATCCAATGGCCCGGCGGCGTCAACATGCAGCTGTATTGGCACACGACCAAGCCGTCCTATGCTGCGTACGAGGCCGTCCCGGACAATCGCGTCTATGTCTCGCCCGATCGCGCCGAGGCTTTCACGCGCGCCTTCCTGCGCTTCTCCAGGGGCAAGGTCATCTCTGATGACACCAAGGCGCCGGGCGTCGAGATCGGCCGTCCCAACGATCGCTATCGGCGCATCCGCATCGAGTCCGTGTTCGGCCGCATGACGGTGCTCGTCACCGACGGCCATCTGCCTTATCCGTTCGGCCGTGAGATGGCCGGCTACGAGGTCACCGATCTCAAGGCGACGCTGGACAAGGCGAAAGGGACCGGCGCTACTGTGCTGGTCGAGCCGTTCACCTCGGACAAGCGCGAGCAGGCTTTGGTGCAGTTTCCCGGCGGCTATGTCGCGGAGATTCATGCTGTCGTGAAGTAGGAGGCATTGGCGAGATGCCGGCGAAGTTGCAGACGGTGCGGACTCTGACGACGATGGCGGTCGCGGGCGTGTTGCTCGCTGCGCCAGGCGCCGCCAATTCGGCTGTTGCCGAGGATAATGCCGGACGCCCGGCGATCCGCACCAATCGCTGGCAGGAGGACTGGTCCGTGCTGGCCAATCCCGCGCTGCGCACGGCGCCGTTCGACCCGATCAAATACGTCCCGCTGCAGCCGGGTTCGCCGCAGAGCTATATCTCGTTCGGCATGACCCTGCGCGAGCGGTTCGAGAGCCTGGACGCGGCGAGTTTCGGCATCGGCGGGACAAAGCCCGATCAGCACCTGCTGCAACGGCTGCAGATCCACGCCGACGCGCATCTCAACGAGCACTGGCAGCTGTTCGTCCAGCTCGAGGATGACCGTGCATTCGGCAAGGCCAATGTCACGCCGGTCGACCAGGACCCGCTCGATCTCCGGCTCGCCTTCCTCGCCTATGTCGATACGACGGAGAAGGGCACGTTCAAGGCGCGTGTCGGGCGGCAGGATTTCGACTTCGACCTGCAGCGCTTCGTCTCGTCGCGCGATGGTCCGAACGTGCGCCAGTCCTTCGACGCGCTGTGGGGCGATTGGGAGAGCGGGCCATGGCGCTTCATCGGTTTCGTCAGCCAGCCGGTCCAGTACAATCTGCTGCGTCCGTTCGACGACACCTCGAACGGGCATCTCCTGTTTCACACCTTCCGCGTCGAACACCAGGTGCTCGGCACCAATGAGCTGTCGTCGTATTATTCCTATTATCAGCGCGACAATGCGCGCTTCCTCGATGCCGCCGGCACCGAGCAGCGCCACGTGCTCGATATCCGCTTCGCCGGCAAGCTCGCCGGCTTCGACTGGGACCTCGAGGCGATGGGGCAGGCGGGCTCGGTGGGCGCGAAGCAGATCCGCGCCTGGGGCGCAGGCGCGCGCACCGGCTACACGTTTGCCGATGTCGCCGGGCAGCCACGGATCGGCCTTCAGCTCGACGGCGCCTCCGGTGACCGCAATCCCGGCGACGGCCGGATCGAGACCTTCAATCCACTGTTCCCGAACGGCTATTACTTCACGCTCGCCGGCTTCACCGGCTACACCAACCTGATCCATCTCAAGCCGTCGCTGACGATAAAGCCGGCCGCCGATCTCTCGTTGATGGCTGCGATAGGCCTGCAGTGGCGTGCGACCACGGCCGACGCGATCTACGTTCAGCCCAACGTCGCGGTGGCCGGTACGGCCGGGCAGGGCAGCCCATGGTCGGGCGCCTATGCGCAGCTACGCGCCGACTACCGCTTCGACGCCAATCTCACCGGCGCGCTGGAGGCCGTGCACTACAAGATCGGTGATACGCTGCGCCGTGCCGGCGGGCATGACAGCGACTACATCGGCATCGAGCTGAAATACGCGCTCTGAACAACGAAGGCAGGCCTATGTCACAGTTCGAATCCCGCAACGTCGTGCCGCTGCTGCTCAGCGTCAACGCCGGCTATGTCGACACCGCCGGCTTCCTGGCCTTGCAGGGCCTGTTCACCGCGCATGTCACCGGCAACTTCGTCACGCTGGGTGCGGCGCTGGCGCTCGGCACCTCGGGCGCCGTGGCGAAGCTGCTGGCGTTGCCGGTGTTCTGCGTGGTGGTGATCGCGACGCGGCTGACCGGCTCCCTGCTGTCGCGGCGGTGGTCGCGGGCGTTCGAGATCCTGATCGGCGTCAAGCTCGTGCTGCTCATCCTCGGCGCCGTGCTCGCGATCCATTTCGGCCCGTTCCACAATGGCGACAGCCACGAGGCGATCGTCACCGGCATGGTACTGGTTGCGGCGATGGCGATCCAGAATGCCGTGCATCGGATCCATCTGCCGACCGCGCCGCCGTCGACCCTGATGACCGGGACCACGACGCAGGTGATGATCGATGTCGCCGATCGGATCTACGTCGCCGACAAGAACCAGGCGCCGCCGCCGGCGCGTCTGGCGCAGATGGCGGTCAATGTGCTGGCCTTCGCGCTCGGCTGCGGCGCCGCCGCCCTGCTGTTCACGCGGCTGGGGAGCTGGTGCTTCGTCGTCCCTCCGATCGTCGCCGCGCTGGCGCTGGCCGTGCGACTCGCCGGGCCGGTACCGGCACGCTGAGTCCTGGCGCGCCGCTTCCACGAGCGCGCTGTCATTCCGCGGCATTCGCGCGCAAAATGGCGCAGCCATTTTGGAGCAGCGCGAATGAGCCCGGAATCCATACCCACAGGCCGACAATGTTTGATGAAAGCCGCAGTGGGCGAGCATCACGAACATCACCAACGGTCGTGGTCATGGATTCCGGGCTCGCGCGGTCGCGCGCCCCGGAATGACGGCGGAGAGAGCGCGTAGCCCGGGTGAGCGCAGCGACACCCGGGGGGACCGTCCCGCATGTCGCTTCGCTCATGCGGGCTACGATGTCCCAGGCAAGCCGCCTCAAACCGCCTCGTCCGCGATGCCGTTGCGCAGCAGTCCGATCCTGTCGATCTCGACCTCGACGACGTCGCCGGCTTTCATCCACAGCGGGGGCGTGCGGCGCGAGCCGACGCCGCCGGGCGTGCCCGTGGCGATGACGTCGCCGGGCTCGAGCCGGGTGAACGAGGAGCAGTATTCGATCTGGCGCGGGATATCGAAGATCATCTGATTGATCGTCGCGTCCTGCACCACCTCGCCATTGAGCCGCGTCTGCAGTCGCAACGATCCGAGATCGTCGATCTCGTCCGGCGTGACCAGCCACGGGCCGAACGCGCCCGTTGCCGGAAAATTCTTGCCGGGCGTGAACTGATGGGTGTGGCGCTGGAAGTCGCGCACGCTGCCTTCGTTGTAACAGGCGTAGCCGGCGATGTGCTGCCATGCGTCGCTGCGCGGGATGTAGCGGCCGGGCTTGCCGATGACGATGGCGAGCTCGCCCTCGAAGTCGAGATCGGTCGAAACGCGCGGGCGTATGATGTTGGTGAGATGCCCGGTCTGGCTGTTGGCGAAGCGGCCGAACACGGTGGGGTTCTCGACCTCGGAGCGGCCGGTCTCCTTGCGGTGGGTCTCGTAGTTCAGACCGATGCAGAGGATCTTGTCCGGATTCGGAATGACCGGGAGGAAGGTGATTGCGGACAGCGGGTGCCGCTTGGCGCCGGCTGCCGCGGCAGCCGCCTCCTTCAGCGCATCGGCTGCGATCGCCGACTTCAGGTCCGGGAAGCGGTCGCGCAGGATGGCGCCGAGATCGGCGATCTCAGTGCCCTCGACCAGTCCCCAGGACGGCGTGTCGTTGATGGCGAAGCTTGCAAATTTCATCTGGTGTCCTCAGGTCGAGACCGCCGCTACGGCGGAGGGGGAAGCCGGTTCTTGCGCTGCCCTCGCGAAGCGCGCGATGGTGCGCTCCGGGTAGATCAGCGCAAACGCGGAGATGGCGCCGACGATCAGCACGCCGGCGGTGAAGGTCATGGCGTGGGCGTAGCCGAGCGGCACGTTGCTGCCGGCCTCACCGACGATCCAGCCGGTGAGCGCGTTCGAGACCAGCGCCGACGCGGCGTTGCCGGAATAGATCACGACGATCAGCCGGCCGCGCTGCACGGCCGGCGCGATCGCGCCGAGCGCGACCGGGCCGAAGATCGTGGTGAGGCTCGGTGCGGCGAAGGCGATGGCGATACAGGCGAGCTGCAGGGGGCCTGATGTGACGATGCTCAAGAGCAGCGCGCAGCCGGCGGCGAGCAGCGCGTAGCCCGAGGCGTGGCCGAGGCAGGCACGCAGGCTGTAACCCTTGCGCTGCAGAGCTTGCGTCAGCCAGGAGCCGCCGAGCAGCAGCGGCGACTGGAACAGATAGATCCCTGAGATGATCCAGCCGACATCGACCTGCTTGTAGCCGAGCCCGAGCTGCAGATATGGCGGCAGCCAGGTCGCGGACATGCCGACGATCCAGTACGACGCGGTCGACATGATGATGACGCCGATCACGGTCGGATCGCCCCACAGCACGCGCGCGGGCAGCGCCTTGTCTTTCGCCACCGCAGCTTCCGGCGCATGCGCCGCGGAGTAAGGGCCTTCGCCGCCGACGAAGAACCAGCCGAGCATCCAGGCAAGGCCGAGCAGGCCGCAGAACAGGAAGCCGGTGCGCCAGCCATAATTGACGATGACATAGGTCAGGATCGGGCCGCCGGCGAGGAGACCGACGCTGATGCCCTGCAGCACCACGGCGCTCGGCACGCTGCGCCGGTCGGCGGGAAACCAGTTGTAGCAGGCGTGCAGGGCGGTCGGCAGTCCCGGGCCTTCGCCCGCGCCGAGGATGATACGGCAGATCACCAGCACCGCGATCGAGCCGGAGAAGAAGATCGGGATCTGCGTCGCCGACCAGACGCCGGCCATGATCAAGAGCAGCCATTTCACCGGGAAGCGGCCGACCACGAACATGCCGACCGCCATGCCGGAGAGCGAGAACAAGAGAAAGAAGCTGCTGCCGACCAGGCCGAATTCCTTCGGGCTCAAGCCCAGCTCCTTCATCATCGGCACGGCCGACAGGCCGAACACCAGCTTGTCGAAGAAGTTCAGCGTCTGGAACAGGAACAGCATGATCAGGACAGCGATCGCGCGCCCTCCCACGGTGCTTCTGGCTGTGTCCGATGATGGCGTCATGGCGTTTCCCCGTTTGATAGTCTTGTTTTGATTAGTGCAGTCGTTCGTTCAGTTCTCTCAGCAGCGCGGCGAGCTCCGGCGCGTCCCTGGCGACGCCGTAGACGTAGTGGTCGGGACGCACCAGCGCGGCGCTGCAGCCGTGGCGCTCGAACCAGCGTGCGACGACGGCGCTTTCCTCCTGCAAGCCGTTGCCATCGATGGTGATGGTGTTGATGCCGGCATCGCGCGTCGCCGCATCGATCGCGCTCGTGTTCAGCGTGCTCCGTCCATCGAGGATCAGCCGCCACCCGGTGCCGGCGACGCTGTCGAGCAGCACCCGGTCGCCGTCGCGCAGAATCCAGGGCTGCGGAAACAGCGTGCCGTTGGCCGCGTTTGGTCTTGTCGCCAGCAGGCCCTGCGTCAGCGGCGGCACGATTTCCTGCCGGGTGATGGTGCGCGGCGCACCGCCGCCTTCGGCGAGAATCCGGGCATCGCGCGCCGCGGCGGCCTCCGGATCCTGTTCGCAGATCACGCGGCCGATCGCCTTGATGCGCGCGGTCAGCTCGCGCACATGAGTGCTGCGCTCGATCTCGTAGCTGTCGAGCAGCGCCGCGCTCGATTGTCCACGCAGCACGCGGCCGAGCTTCCAGCACAGATTGGCAGCGTCGCGCAGGCCCTGGCACATGCCCTGGCCGACGAACGGCGGCTGTTGGTGGGCGGCGTCGCCGGCGAGCAGCACGCGGCCCTGGCGCCACCGGCTCGCGACCAGCGCATGGAAGCGATAGCTCGCCGCGCGCCATAGCTTTCCATCGTCAGGCGTGAGCCACGGCGAGAGCAGCTGCCAGACCTGCTCCGGCTGCTCCATCGCGTGACGATCTTCGCCGGGGCGCAGCATGATCTCGAAGCGACGATGATTGCCGGGCCCGATGATGTAGGTGGTCGGTCGCGCCGGATTGCAGAACTGGGCTGCGGTCGCCGGCAGCTTGCCGACACCAGCGTCGTTGATGAGGAGGTCGACGACGAGCCATGGCTCGTCGAAGTCGAGATCGTCGAAGCTGATGCCGAGCTTCTGGCGTACCGTGCTGGAGGCGCCGTCACACGCGATCACGTAGTTCGCCGTCACCTCGTGCGTCGCGCCGTCTGCCGCCTGCAGGATAACGGTTGCGACTTTCGCATCCTGACGGATGCCGACCAGCGTCGTGCCGAGTTCGACCGTCACGGAGGGGAAGCTGTCGACGCGGTCGCGCATCACCTGCTCGACCGGCGGCTGCGTGAACACCATGCTCGGTGTGTAGCCGAGCGGGTAGGGCTCGCCGACCATGTCGATGCGCCGGATCAACTGCCCTTGCGCGCCAAAGTGCTCGGAAGGAGGAAACGGCGCGACGTGGCGGCTGACCTGTTCGGCAATGCCGAGATTGTCGAACAGCCGCATGATCTCGTGATCGAGCGCGATCGCGCGCGGCTTGTCGTAGATGTCGACGGCGCGATCGATCGCGAGCGTAGTGATGCCCTGCGTGCCGAGCAGGCTCGCCGCGATGGCGCCGGTCGGCCCGAAGCCGATGACCACGACCTCGAAATGCTTTTGCTCTGACGTGGCGGACATGGATCGAAACTCGGAGTTGGAAAATGAATCAGGCGGCGTAGCCGACCGCGAGCTGCGCGGCCTTGACATGATCTGCCTTTGGCGGCGCGATGCCCCATTGGTCGGTGCGGCCCGGCGGCCAGACCCAATGCTCCGGTCCGCGCACGACATAGTCGTCGTCGACCTGCAGCACCTCGGCGGTGTATTCGATGACGGTGCCCTGGGGATCGATGAAGTAGGCGAACACGTTGTCGCCGGGGCCGTGGCGGCCGACGCCCCAGGCGATCGGATAACCAGCGTCGATCATGCGGCCGGCGCCGCGCATCACGCCTTCCCAGGTCGGCATCAGGAAGGCGACGTGGTTGAGGCCATCGACCTTGGCCGCGGCGATCACGACCGCATGGTGATCGGAGTTGCAGCGAACGAAGGCCATCGCCGCGGAGCGGTCGGTCAGCTTGAAGCCGAGCGCCTTCTCGTAGAATGCCGCGGAGCGGTCGACATCGGTGCTGTTGAGATTGACGTGGGCGAGCCGCTCCGGAAGCTCGGACTGCCGCGGCTTGGCATCGTGCCTGATGTCGTCATGGACGAAGCGCAGCACACCGCCTTCGGGGCCGCGCAGGCTCATCATCACGCCGCCGTCGGGGGCAGTGTTCGGCGCAGGCGCCGACAGCAGCGTTGCACCTTCATGGATGGCGTTACGCCCGATCGCATCGAAATCGCTGATGTCGGCGAGGCGGAAGGTCACGGCCTTCAGCTCGGTGCGCTTGCTCGGATGCAGCGCCACGACGTGATGATCGCTGCCGGTCGCCCGCAGATAGACCACGCCGTCGGCGTCGGCGACGCGCTCCAATCCCCAGGTCTGGCGATAGAACGCCTCCGAACGCGCGAGATCGGGCGTGCCCAGATCGACGCTGCGCAGAGCCGTGACCGGAAACCGGGTCATGAGCGTGTCCTCCAGCGCGATCCCCGGCGGGGACGCGCGACATTTCTATGCGTGGCCGGCGAGCCGGCTCGATCTGTTTATTACATAAAAAATCGAAATCAAACAGAATTTATAAATTTTATGTTTCGGGGGTAGGCTCTATACAAGTTGCCTGATTCAGAGGAGATCGAGCGTGGATGCGGTGATCGAGGCCGAGGGGCAGGGCCCGTCGACCCAGGCGAGCCATGTGTATGACCGGCTGCGCGAGGACCTGCTGTCCGGCCGGCTCGCGCCGTCGCGCAAGCTGCAGATGCGGTTTTTGACCGAGACCTATCAGACCGGGCAGACGCCGCTGCGCGAGGCGCTCAACCGTCTCACCGCCGACGGGTTGGTCGAGGTGCGTGAGCAGCGCGGCTTCTACGTCAAGGACATCAGCCGCGCCGAGCTCGCCGAGCTGACCAAGACGCGCTGCTGGGTCGAGGCGCTGGCGCTGCGCGAGTCGATGGCGGCGGCGACGCCTGATTGGGAGGAGCAGCTGGTGCTGGCGCAGCATCGCCTCAGCCGCGCGCCGCGCTCGCTCAGCGCGACGACGTTCGAGGACAATCCGGAGTGGGAGAGGCTGCACCGGATCTATCACCGGATCCTGATCTCCAACTGCGGCTCGCAATCGCTGATCGCGTTCTGCGGTCAACTCGCCGACCAGCTCTATCGCTATCGCCGGCTGTCGATCCGCAAGGCGTTTCCATCACGCGCCGTCGGCGACGAGCACGCCGACATCGTCAACGCCGTGCTGAACGCCGACACGGAAGGCGCGGTCGCGCTGCTCACCGCGCACTATCAGCGCACCGCCGACGTGATCCTGCAGGACGAGACGATCTTTCCGGAGCTGCGCAAGAACAAGCAGACGTAAGGTCACGTCGTCGCGGCGAGGAAGAAGTCGACGCGCTTCTCGACATGCGCCTGGGCTTCCTTCTTCAGGGCCCGCATGTCCTCGCCGAGCAGGCTGCGGATCAGCACGGCGAACACGACGAGATCGAGGAAGATCCGTGCGCTGTCCTCGATACGGTCGGCCGAGAATGCGCCCTTGCCGGCGAGGCCTTCGGCGCGGGCCAGCTCGCCGATCGCGTGGCTCACATTGCAGGTGGCGCGCTTGCGGGCCGTATCCTGGATTTCGAGCGTCAGCTCGGGAAAACGCGGATTTTCAGCAATCGCGGTGCGCATCAGGCCGATCGTGTCCTCGACGAAGGCGCGCTCGATCAAGGTCAGCCCGAGGCTGATCAGCCGGGCGCGAAAGGTGCGGCCCTGCGGTACGAGGTTCTCATATTGGGTGTTGCGCGCGGCATGGCGGGCGATCACCGCCGCGAACAGCGCCGCCTTGCTGGGAAAGCGCGCATAGATGGTCGGCTTGCCGGCGCGCGCGGTCTGCGCGATCTCGTCGACGCTCGCGCCCTCGAAGCCATTTGCGAGGAACACCGTCTTTGCCGCGTCGAGAATGCGTTCCTCGACCTCGCCGGCACGTTCGAGCGAAGGCCGCCCCACCTTGCCGCGCGCCGTCTTGGAAGCAACCATTCGATCCGCCATGGCTTTCTTTCTTTCGAGGCTTTCTTTCGAGGCCTTTTTGTTCCCGTCCTTGTTTGGCACAGGGGTCGGGATTGTTCAATCAACGCGGCCGAGGCCGCTGCTCATGCCTGGGTACCAACGCGTTTGACGGAATATCGGCTTGCCCGCGGGGTCTCGAACACTCAGACTGCACAAAACGATTTGGGAGGAAAACCATGGCTGGGAAATTCGTTCATCTGGCGTTGCTCGCCGTCGCCGCCTGCGTCGCGGCCGCGCCGCTCGCTCATGCCGAAACCGTCATCCTGAAGTCCGAGCTCAAGGCCGCCAACGAGGTGCCGCCGAATGCCTCCGCCGCGTCGGGCGCGGCTGAAGCAAGCCTCGATACCGCGACCAGGACGCTGACCTGGAAGGTCACCTATTCGGGCCTCACCGGGCCGGCGATGGGGGCCCATTTCCACGGCCCCAGCGAGCCCGGCAAGAATGCCGGCATCGTGCTGCCGTTCAAGAGCCCTGAAAGCCCGATTAGCGGCTCGGCCGTGATCACGGACGCCCAGGCCGCCGATCTGCTGGCCGGCAAATGGTACGCCAACGTCCACACTCAGGCGAACCCGGGCGGCGAAATTCGCGGCCAGATGACGAGGCAGTGAGGCGCGAGGTCCTGCGGGCTCGCCGTCATGCCGCCAGTTCCGGCTTGGCGGCGCGGCCCGGGACGGCTGACACCCGGCGCACGTCGAGGAACTGCTTGAAGCGGCCGAGCGACAGCGGCGGCGCGACTAGATAACCCTGGCCTTCCTCGACCCCGCAGGCGATCAGCGCATCGACCTGCTCCTGATGCTCGATGCCCTCGGCGACCACGGACATGTCGAGCTCGCGCGCCAGCGCCACCAGCATCTGCACCACCACGATGGCGGACTGGTCGCGGGTGATCGCGTCGACGAAGAACTTGTCGATCTTGAGGATGCGCGCGCCGAGCCGCTGGATATAGGACAGGCCGCTATGGCCGATGCCGACGTCGTCGAGCGCGACGCGGAAGCCGAGCTCGCCGAGCTCCTTTACGACGTCAGTCGCCTTGTCGAGATCGGCAAGCTCCTCGCGCTCGGTGACCTCGAGCACGACCTGGCGGGTGGAGACCGATGACGACGCGACCGTCTTGCGCAGATCGTCGATGAAGCGGTCGCCGAGCAGATGACGCGGGGTGATGTTGACGGACAGCTTGAACAGCTTGTCCTGCTTCATCTCCGGCTGCAGCTCGCGCAAGGCGGTCTTGAGAAGCTGCCAGGTCAGCTTCTCGATGCGGCCGGAGCTCTCGGCCAGCGGGATGAAGCTCATCGGCGGAATCAGCCGGCCATCCGGCTTTTCCCAGCGCGCCAGGATCTCGCAGCCGATGATGTCGCCGGTCTTCAGCCGGAAGGTCGGCTGCACATAGGGCTTGAACTCGTTGGCCGCGAGCGCGCGGTCGAGCTCGGCGACCGGATCCACCGGCCGGCTGAGGTAGCTCGCGAGCAGCAGGCCGAATACGCCGCCCAGCGTGCCGGCGGCGAGCATCGTCAGGAGATAAGCGAGGTCGCGGCGCGCGCTCAGGCTCTGTGGCCGCACATGGATCGTGGCCTGCAGCGGATAGCGGTCGGACACGGTGGTGAAAGCGACGGACTGCGCCGGCGACTTG
Protein-coding sequences here:
- a CDS encoding VOC family protein; the protein is MTRFPVTALRSVDLGTPDLARSEAFYRQTWGLERVADADGVVYLRATGSDHHVVALHPSKRTELKAVTFRLADISDFDAIGRNAIHEGATLLSAPAPNTAPDGGVMMSLRGPEGGVLRFVHDDIRHDAKPRQSELPERLAHVNLNSTDVDRSAAFYEKALGFKLTDRSAAMAFVRCNSDHHAVVIAAAKVDGLNHVAFLMPTWEGVMRGAGRMIDAGYPIAWGVGRHGPGDNVFAYFIDPQGTVIEYTAEVLQVDDDYVVRGPEHWVWPPGRTDQWGIAPPKADHVKAAQLAVGYAA
- a CDS encoding MFS transporter; its protein translation is MTPSSDTARSTVGGRAIAVLIMLFLFQTLNFFDKLVFGLSAVPMMKELGLSPKEFGLVGSSFFLLFSLSGMAVGMFVVGRFPVKWLLLIMAGVWSATQIPIFFSGSIAVLVICRIILGAGEGPGLPTALHACYNWFPADRRSVPSAVVLQGISVGLLAGGPILTYVIVNYGWRTGFLFCGLLGLAWMLGWFFVGGEGPYSAAHAPEAAVAKDKALPARVLWGDPTVIGVIIMSTASYWIVGMSATWLPPYLQLGLGYKQVDVGWIISGIYLFQSPLLLGGSWLTQALQRKGYSLRACLGHASGYALLAAGCALLLSIVTSGPLQLACIAIAFAAPSLTTIFGPVALGAIAPAVQRGRLIVVIYSGNAASALVSNALTGWIVGEAGSNVPLGYAHAMTFTAGVLIVGAISAFALIYPERTIARFARAAQEPASPSAVAAVST
- a CDS encoding YoaK family protein translates to MSQFESRNVVPLLLSVNAGYVDTAGFLALQGLFTAHVTGNFVTLGAALALGTSGAVAKLLALPVFCVVVIATRLTGSLLSRRWSRAFEILIGVKLVLLILGAVLAIHFGPFHNGDSHEAIVTGMVLVAAMAIQNAVHRIHLPTAPPSTLMTGTTTQVMIDVADRIYVADKNQAPPPARLAQMAVNVLAFALGCGAAALLFTRLGSWCFVVPPIVAALALAVRLAGPVPAR
- a CDS encoding fumarylacetoacetate hydrolase family protein, yielding MKFASFAINDTPSWGLVEGTEIADLGAILRDRFPDLKSAIAADALKEAAAAAAGAKRHPLSAITFLPVIPNPDKILCIGLNYETHRKETGRSEVENPTVFGRFANSQTGHLTNIIRPRVSTDLDFEGELAIVIGKPGRYIPRSDAWQHIAGYACYNEGSVRDFQRHTHQFTPGKNFPATGAFGPWLVTPDEIDDLGSLRLQTRLNGEVVQDATINQMIFDIPRQIEYCSSFTRLEPGDVIATGTPGGVGSRRTPPLWMKAGDVVEVEIDRIGLLRNGIADEAV
- the mhpA gene encoding bifunctional 3-(3-hydroxy-phenyl)propionate/3-hydroxycinnamic acid hydroxylase MhpA produces the protein MSATSEQKHFEVVVIGFGPTGAIAASLLGTQGITTLAIDRAVDIYDKPRAIALDHEIMRLFDNLGIAEQVSRHVAPFPPSEHFGAQGQLIRRIDMVGEPYPLGYTPSMVFTQPPVEQVMRDRVDSFPSVTVELGTTLVGIRQDAKVATVILQAADGATHEVTANYVIACDGASSTVRQKLGISFDDLDFDEPWLVVDLLINDAGVGKLPATAAQFCNPARPTTYIIGPGNHRRFEIMLRPGEDRHAMEQPEQVWQLLSPWLTPDDGKLWRAASYRFHALVASRWRQGRVLLAGDAAHQQPPFVGQGMCQGLRDAANLCWKLGRVLRGQSSAALLDSYEIERSTHVRELTARIKAIGRVICEQDPEAAAARDARILAEGGGAPRTITRQEIVPPLTQGLLATRPNAANGTLFPQPWILRDGDRVLLDSVAGTGWRLILDGRSTLNTSAIDAATRDAGINTITIDGNGLQEESAVVARWFERHGCSAALVRPDHYVYGVARDAPELAALLRELNERLH
- a CDS encoding GntR family transcriptional regulator, whose protein sequence is MDAVIEAEGQGPSTQASHVYDRLREDLLSGRLAPSRKLQMRFLTETYQTGQTPLREALNRLTADGLVEVREQRGFYVKDISRAELAELTKTRCWVEALALRESMAAATPDWEEQLVLAQHRLSRAPRSLSATTFEDNPEWERLHRIYHRILISNCGSQSLIAFCGQLADQLYRYRRLSIRKAFPSRAVGDEHADIVNAVLNADTEGAVALLTAHYQRTADVILQDETIFPELRKNKQT
- a CDS encoding alginate export family protein, producing MPAKLQTVRTLTTMAVAGVLLAAPGAANSAVAEDNAGRPAIRTNRWQEDWSVLANPALRTAPFDPIKYVPLQPGSPQSYISFGMTLRERFESLDAASFGIGGTKPDQHLLQRLQIHADAHLNEHWQLFVQLEDDRAFGKANVTPVDQDPLDLRLAFLAYVDTTEKGTFKARVGRQDFDFDLQRFVSSRDGPNVRQSFDALWGDWESGPWRFIGFVSQPVQYNLLRPFDDTSNGHLLFHTFRVEHQVLGTNELSSYYSYYQRDNARFLDAAGTEQRHVLDIRFAGKLAGFDWDLEAMGQAGSVGAKQIRAWGAGARTGYTFADVAGQPRIGLQLDGASGDRNPGDGRIETFNPLFPNGYYFTLAGFTGYTNLIHLKPSLTIKPAADLSLMAAIGLQWRATTADAIYVQPNVAVAGTAGQGSPWSGAYAQLRADYRFDANLTGALEAVHYKIGDTLRRAGGHDSDYIGIELKYAL
- a CDS encoding TetR/AcrR family transcriptional regulator produces the protein MVASKTARGKVGRPSLERAGEVEERILDAAKTVFLANGFEGASVDEIAQTARAGKPTIYARFPSKAALFAAVIARHAARNTQYENLVPQGRTFRARLISLGLTLIERAFVEDTIGLMRTAIAENPRFPELTLEIQDTARKRATCNVSHAIGELARAEGLAGKGAFSADRIEDSARIFLDLVVFAVLIRSLLGEDMRALKKEAQAHVEKRVDFFLAATT
- a CDS encoding DoxX family protein gives rise to the protein MAVLSETPRPIAAILDWPWLWPLARLALVSAYLIGGVQKLTDFQGAIAEQAHFGLQPAALWAVAAIAVELIGSVLIMVNRLVWLGAGALGVLTLVAMLTANDFWHMTGHDRFMALNAFFEHLGLIAGLVLVSILSWRARRA